CCGGCCATTGAGCTGGCCGAGCGGATCGCCGGGCTGTGCTACAAGAGCATCAAGCGGTTTTTCTTCACCTCCGGCGGCGCGGAGTCGAACGAATCGGCCTTCAAAACCGCGCGCTATTACTGGCGCATGCAGGGCAAGCCCGAGAAAATCAAAATCATCGGCCGGCAGTGGGGCTATCACGGCACGACGATGGCCGCCATGTCGGCGACCGGTATCGCGTCGTACTGGCCCATGTTTGCTCCGCTCGTGCCCGGCTTCTTGCACATTGCGAGCCCTTACCCTTATCGCTTTCAACCGCCGGCCGGAACGGCAGCCAACGATCCGCGCACGCCGGGACAAATGGCCGCGGATTTATTGGAGATGGCGATCCAGCGCGAAGGGCCCGACACCGTGGCCGCTTTTTTGGGCGAACCGGTGCAAGGCGCGGGCGGTGTGATCGTTCCGCAGGATGACTACTGGCCGCGCATCCGTGCCATTTGCGACAAGTACGACGTGCTGCTCTTGGCCGATGAAGTGATCACGGGCTTTGGTCGCACGGGGCACTGGTTCGGCCTGTCGCGCTACGGCATCGAGCCCGATATTTTCTCGTTCGCCAAGGCGATCACCAGCGGCTACTTCCCGCTCGGCGGTATCGGTATCAATCAGCGGATCGCCGAAGTGATCGACACAGCGCCGGACGAAATGACTTGGATGCACGCGTTCACGTATTCGGCGCATCCGGTCGGTTGCGCCGTGGCGCTGGCGAATCTCGACATCATCGAGCGTGAGGGTCTGGTCGAGCGCGCCGCCGCGCTGGGGCGCCGGTTGCTTGCTGGGCTCGAGACACTCAAATCGCACCCGCA
The sequence above is drawn from the Pirellulales bacterium genome and encodes:
- a CDS encoding aspartate aminotransferase family protein produces the protein MSAPSTTKTAADDLKRDQQHLIHPLQRPAAQKQAHEWVEGRGSFLVDQSGREFIDALAGLWNVVVGHGRAELADAAAGQMKRLAFATAYAGSTNRPAIELAERIAGLCYKSIKRFFFTSGGAESNESAFKTARYYWRMQGKPEKIKIIGRQWGYHGTTMAAMSATGIASYWPMFAPLVPGFLHIASPYPYRFQPPAGTAANDPRTPGQMAADLLEMAIQREGPDTVAAFLGEPVQGAGGVIVPQDDYWPRIRAICDKYDVLLLADEVITGFGRTGHWFGLSRYGIEPDIFSFAKAITSGYFPLGGIGINQRIAEVIDTAPDEMTWMHAFTYSAHPVGCAVALANLDIIEREGLVERAAALGRRLLAGLETLKSHPHVGDVRGLGLMAGVELVADKATKAEFPAADKVGPRVHAATQERGMFTRLRGDVYNLAPAFTTSEATIDRMVEILGESIKAVLG